In Perca fluviatilis chromosome 3, GENO_Pfluv_1.0, whole genome shotgun sequence, the following proteins share a genomic window:
- the LOC120556410 gene encoding MFS-type transporter SLC18B1-like isoform X3, translating to MDSQVDLQQTDNSTPAESTDHPPRMTRQQTLTLISMASVNFSSMICYSILGPFFPNEAVKKGASQTVIGLIFGCYAVCNFIGSLIMGKYIVQIGAKFMLVMGLFVSSGCTILFGLLNRVSAGPIFITLCFVVRSIDALGFAAATTSSFAITAKIFPNNVATVLGSLEIFTGLGLILGPPVGGWFYQSFGYEVPFMFLGCFLLIMVPFNIYVLPNIDSDPSKDSFFRLLTNVKIVLICYVIFTQSAGLGFVDVSLSLFAMERFNLSSGYVGFVILGVSLPYCLASPLIGYFTDKYPSTRSWFMVIGGVATAIGFSMLGPVPFLHIPSNLWLLIIMLGLIGFSLSMTIIPTLSEIITCANEQGYEEGLSTLGMVSGLFDAFWSIGMFYGPIVGGLITQHLSFEWAAAVQGGLVLLGVK from the exons ATGGATTCACAAGTTGATCTTCAGCAAACAG ATAATAGCACACCAGCTGAATCAACAGATCATCCTCCGAGGATGACCAGACAGCAGACTCTCACCCTAATATCAATGGCATCTGTCAACTTCAGTTCAATGATCTGTTACTCAATATTAGGCCCTTTTTTCCCCAATGAG GCAGTCAAGAAGGGAGCCAGTCAAACTGTCATTGGTCTCATATTTGGCTGCTACGCTGTCTGCAATTTCATTGGCTCATTGATAATGGGGAAATAT ATTGTCCAAATTGGTGCAAAGTTTATGCTCGTGATGGGGCTTTTTGTTTCGTCAGGCTGCACCATTCTGTTTGG GTTACTCAATCGGGTATCTGCAGGACCCATTTTCATAACTCTGTGCTTCGTAGTGAGGTCCATAGACGCTTTAGGCTTTGCCGCTGCGACGACCTCCTCTTTTGCCATTACAGCAAAAATATTCCCAAACAATGTGGCAACTGTTTTG GGTAGTTTGGAGATTTTCACAGGACTTGGTCTTATTCTGGGGCCACCGGTCGGAGGGTGGTTCTACCAGTCTTTTGGATATGAAGTCCCTTTTATGTTTCTTGGATGTTTCCTGTTGATTATGGTTCCATTCAACATATATGTCTTGCCAAACATAG ATTCAGACCCCTCGAAGGATTCATTCTTTCGACTTCTCACCAATGTGAAAATCGTCCTGATCTGCTATGTGATATTCACTCAGAGTGCAGGACTGGGCTTCGTGGATGTCTCTTTGTCCCTGTTTGCTATGGAGAGG TTTAATCTCTCATCTGGCTACGTGGGATTCGTCATACTTGGTGTGTCATTACCATACTGTCTGGCATCACCGCTGATTGGGTATTTTACTGATAAATATCCT TCCACCAGGTCTTGGTTCATGGTGATAGGGGGTGTCGCAACAGCCATTGGCTTCTCAATGCTCGGTCCCGTCCCTTTCCTTCACATCCCGAG TAATCTGTGGTTGCTGATCATCATGCTTGGTTTAATTGGGTTTTCTCTGAGCATGACTATAATCCCCACGCTCTCTGAGATCATCACATGTGCAAA tGAACAAGGATATGAAGAAGGATTAAGCACTCTTGGAATGGTGTCTGGACTGTTTGACGCATTTTGGTCCATTGG
- the LOC120556410 gene encoding MFS-type transporter SLC18B1-like isoform X2, whose amino-acid sequence MDSQVDLQQTDNSTPAESTDHPPRMTRQQTLTLISMASVNFSSMICYSILGPFFPNEAVKKGASQTVIGLIFGCYAVCNFIGSLIMGKYIVQIGAKFMLVMGLFVSSGCTILFGLLNRVSAGPIFITLCFVVRSIDALGFAAATTSSFAITAKIFPNNVATVLGSLEIFTGLGLILGPPVGGWFYQSFGYEVPFMFLGCFLLIMVPFNIYVLPNIDSDPSKDSFFRLLTNVKIVLICYVIFTQSAGLGFVDVSLSLFAMERFNLSSGYVGFVILGVSLPYCLASPLIGYFTDKYPSTRSWFMVIGGVATAIGFSMLGPVPFLHIPSNLWLLIIMLGLIGFSLSMTIIPTLSEIITCANEQGYEEGLSTLGMVSGLFDAFWSIGMFYGPIVGGLITQHLSFEWAAAVQGGLVLLGKRSRRSTNR is encoded by the exons ATGGATTCACAAGTTGATCTTCAGCAAACAG ATAATAGCACACCAGCTGAATCAACAGATCATCCTCCGAGGATGACCAGACAGCAGACTCTCACCCTAATATCAATGGCATCTGTCAACTTCAGTTCAATGATCTGTTACTCAATATTAGGCCCTTTTTTCCCCAATGAG GCAGTCAAGAAGGGAGCCAGTCAAACTGTCATTGGTCTCATATTTGGCTGCTACGCTGTCTGCAATTTCATTGGCTCATTGATAATGGGGAAATAT ATTGTCCAAATTGGTGCAAAGTTTATGCTCGTGATGGGGCTTTTTGTTTCGTCAGGCTGCACCATTCTGTTTGG GTTACTCAATCGGGTATCTGCAGGACCCATTTTCATAACTCTGTGCTTCGTAGTGAGGTCCATAGACGCTTTAGGCTTTGCCGCTGCGACGACCTCCTCTTTTGCCATTACAGCAAAAATATTCCCAAACAATGTGGCAACTGTTTTG GGTAGTTTGGAGATTTTCACAGGACTTGGTCTTATTCTGGGGCCACCGGTCGGAGGGTGGTTCTACCAGTCTTTTGGATATGAAGTCCCTTTTATGTTTCTTGGATGTTTCCTGTTGATTATGGTTCCATTCAACATATATGTCTTGCCAAACATAG ATTCAGACCCCTCGAAGGATTCATTCTTTCGACTTCTCACCAATGTGAAAATCGTCCTGATCTGCTATGTGATATTCACTCAGAGTGCAGGACTGGGCTTCGTGGATGTCTCTTTGTCCCTGTTTGCTATGGAGAGG TTTAATCTCTCATCTGGCTACGTGGGATTCGTCATACTTGGTGTGTCATTACCATACTGTCTGGCATCACCGCTGATTGGGTATTTTACTGATAAATATCCT TCCACCAGGTCTTGGTTCATGGTGATAGGGGGTGTCGCAACAGCCATTGGCTTCTCAATGCTCGGTCCCGTCCCTTTCCTTCACATCCCGAG TAATCTGTGGTTGCTGATCATCATGCTTGGTTTAATTGGGTTTTCTCTGAGCATGACTATAATCCCCACGCTCTCTGAGATCATCACATGTGCAAA tGAACAAGGATATGAAGAAGGATTAAGCACTCTTGGAATGGTGTCTGGACTGTTTGACGCATTTTGGTCCATTGG